The Streptomyces achromogenes genome window below encodes:
- the gyrA gene encoding DNA gyrase subunit A encodes MTDENTPVSPEEGGDIVMRIEPVGLETEMQRSYLDYAMSVIVSRALPDVRDGLKPVHRRVLYAMYDGGYRPERGFYKCARVVGDVMGNYHPHGDSSIYDALVRLAQPWSMRMPLVDSNGNFGSPGNDPAAAMRYTECKMAPLSMEMVRDIDEETVDFTDNYDGRSQEPTVLPARFPNLLINGSAGIAVGMATNIPSHNLREVAAGAQWCLENPEASHEELLDALMERIKGPDFPTGALVVGRKGIEEAYRTGRGSITMRAVVEVEEIQNRQCLVVTELPYQVNPDNLAQKIADLVKDGKIGGIADVRDETSSRTGQRLVIVLKRDAVAKVVLNNLYKHTDLQTNFGANMLALVDGVPRTLSLDAFIRHWVAHQIEVVVRRTKFRLRKAEERAHILRGLLKALDAIDEVIALIRRSDTVDIARTGLMQLLEIDEIQANAILEMQLRRLAALERQKIIQEHDELQAKITEYNAILASPVRQRGIVSAELAAIVEKYGDDRKTMLVPYDGDMSIEDLIAEEDIVVTVTRGGYVKRTKTDDYRAQKRGGKGVRGAKLKEDDIVDHFFVSTTHHWLLFFTNKGRVYRAKAYELPDAGRDARGQHVANLLAFQPDEAIAEILAIRTYEVAPYLILATKGGLVKKTPLKDYDSPRSGGVIAINLRETEDGSDDELIGAELVSADDDLLLISKKAQSIRFTATDESLRPMGRATSGVKGMSFREGDQLLSMNVVRPGTFVFTATDGGYAKRTAVDEYRVQGRGGLGIKAAKIVEDRGSLVGALVVEETDEILAITLGGGVIRTRVNEIRETGRDTMGVQLINLGKRDAVVGIARNAEAGREAEEVDGGIAVDDTAEATTAAGTDEGESPSAE; translated from the coding sequence ATGACCGACGAGAACACTCCCGTCAGCCCTGAAGAGGGCGGCGACATCGTCATGCGCATCGAGCCCGTGGGGCTCGAGACGGAGATGCAGCGCTCGTACCTCGACTACGCGATGTCCGTCATCGTCTCGCGTGCGCTGCCGGACGTCCGCGACGGCCTCAAGCCCGTCCACCGCCGCGTCCTGTACGCCATGTACGACGGCGGCTACCGGCCCGAGCGCGGCTTCTACAAGTGTGCCCGCGTGGTCGGCGACGTCATGGGCAACTACCACCCGCACGGCGACAGTTCGATCTACGACGCGCTGGTGCGCCTTGCGCAGCCGTGGTCGATGCGCATGCCGCTGGTGGACTCCAACGGCAACTTCGGCTCCCCGGGCAACGACCCGGCGGCGGCCATGCGGTACACCGAGTGCAAGATGGCGCCGCTGTCGATGGAGATGGTCCGTGACATCGACGAGGAGACCGTCGACTTCACGGACAACTACGACGGCCGCTCCCAGGAGCCGACCGTCCTGCCGGCCCGCTTCCCCAACCTGCTGATCAACGGCTCGGCCGGCATCGCGGTCGGCATGGCGACCAACATCCCCTCGCACAACCTGCGCGAGGTCGCGGCCGGCGCCCAGTGGTGCCTGGAGAACCCGGAGGCCTCGCACGAGGAGCTCCTGGACGCGCTGATGGAGCGCATCAAGGGCCCCGACTTCCCGACCGGCGCCCTGGTGGTGGGCCGCAAGGGCATCGAGGAGGCGTACCGCACGGGCCGCGGCTCGATCACCATGCGGGCGGTCGTCGAGGTCGAGGAGATCCAGAACCGCCAGTGCCTGGTGGTCACGGAGCTGCCCTACCAGGTCAACCCGGACAACCTCGCGCAGAAGATCGCCGACCTGGTGAAGGACGGCAAGATCGGCGGCATCGCGGACGTCCGCGACGAGACGTCCTCGCGCACGGGCCAGCGCCTGGTCATCGTGCTCAAGCGGGACGCGGTCGCCAAGGTCGTGCTGAACAACCTCTACAAGCACACCGACCTGCAGACGAACTTCGGCGCGAACATGCTGGCGCTCGTCGACGGCGTCCCGCGCACGCTGTCCCTGGACGCGTTCATCCGCCACTGGGTGGCGCACCAGATCGAGGTCGTCGTCCGCCGGACGAAGTTCCGGCTGCGCAAGGCCGAGGAGCGGGCGCACATCCTGCGAGGCCTGCTGAAGGCCCTGGACGCCATCGACGAGGTCATCGCGCTGATCCGGCGCAGCGACACCGTCGACATCGCGCGCACGGGCCTGATGCAGCTGCTGGAGATCGACGAGATCCAGGCCAACGCCATCCTCGAGATGCAGCTGCGCCGACTGGCCGCCCTGGAGCGCCAGAAGATCATCCAGGAGCACGACGAGCTCCAGGCGAAGATCACCGAGTACAACGCGATCCTCGCCTCGCCGGTCCGCCAGCGCGGCATCGTCAGCGCCGAACTCGCCGCGATCGTCGAGAAGTACGGCGACGACCGCAAGACGATGCTGGTGCCCTACGACGGCGACATGTCCATCGAGGACCTGATCGCCGAGGAGGACATCGTCGTCACCGTCACGCGCGGGGGCTACGTCAAGCGCACCAAGACGGACGACTACCGCGCCCAGAAGCGCGGCGGCAAGGGCGTGCGCGGCGCGAAGCTGAAGGAAGACGACATCGTCGACCACTTCTTCGTCTCCACCACGCACCACTGGCTGCTCTTCTTCACCAACAAGGGCCGCGTGTACCGGGCGAAAGCGTACGAACTGCCGGACGCCGGGCGGGACGCGCGTGGTCAGCACGTCGCGAACCTGCTGGCCTTCCAGCCGGACGAGGCGATCGCCGAGATCCTCGCGATCCGCACCTACGAGGTGGCGCCCTATCTGATCCTGGCCACCAAGGGCGGCTTGGTGAAGAAGACGCCTCTGAAGGATTACGATTCGCCGCGTTCCGGTGGCGTCATCGCGATCAACCTCCGTGAGACGGAGGACGGTTCCGACGACGAACTGATCGGAGCCGAACTCGTCTCGGCGGACGACGATCTGCTTCTGATCAGCAAGAAGGCACAGTCGATCAGGTTCACCGCCACGGACGAAAGTCTGCGGCCCATGGGCCGTGCCACCTCGGGTGTCAAGGGCATGAGCTTCCGCGAGGGAGACCAGCTCCTCTCGATGAATGTTGTTCGACCCGGTACGTTCGTGTTCACTGCCACAGACGGCGGGTACGCGAAGCGCACCGCCGTCGACGAGTACCGCGTCCAGGGTCGCGGCGGCCTCGGCATCAAGGCCGCCAAGATCGTCGAGGACCGTGGCTCCCTCGTCGGCGCGCTGGTGGTCGAGGAGACCGACGAGATCCTCGCCATCACGCTGGGCGGCGGTGTGATTCGTACGCGAGTCAACGAGATCAGGGAGACGGGCCGTGACACCATGGGCGTCCAACTGATCAACCTGGGCAAGCGCGATGCCGTCGTCGGCATCGCCCGTAACGCCGAGGCGGGGCGCGAGGCGGAAGAGGTCGACGGCGGGATCGCCGTGGACGACACCGCCGAGGCGACCACGGCCGCCGGCACGGACGAGGGTGAGTCGCCCTCGGCCGAGTAG
- a CDS encoding DUF3566 domain-containing protein yields MSGATGAGTSAGTGKNGGGRGSAASAGDARTTDARGAGGAEGRVADTHTTQLKAIKAPAADSPSPSTGPQPPKGSPGSSGARAAQTSQAGSKGPQGTQGGTVTDTRGAQGKREASPLPGERQSQQPAGPYHPPQAYPTQAPTAADTVRRPRTGARTTPRVRKARLRVAKADPWSVMKVSFLLSIALGICTIVAAAMLWMVMDAMGVFSTVGGTISEATGSNESNGFDLQSFLSLPHVLMFTSIIAVIDVVLATALATLGAFIYNLSAGFVGGVELTLAEDE; encoded by the coding sequence GTGAGCGGAGCCACGGGCGCCGGTACGTCTGCCGGCACGGGCAAGAACGGCGGCGGCCGTGGCTCCGCCGCATCGGCGGGGGACGCGCGGACGACCGACGCGCGGGGCGCCGGGGGCGCCGAGGGGCGTGTGGCCGACACCCACACCACCCAGCTGAAGGCCATCAAGGCCCCCGCCGCCGACTCGCCTTCGCCCTCCACCGGCCCGCAGCCGCCCAAGGGATCCCCGGGATCCTCCGGCGCGCGGGCCGCCCAGACCTCTCAGGCAGGATCCAAGGGCCCTCAGGGGACCCAGGGGGGAACCGTGACGGACACCCGAGGCGCGCAGGGCAAGCGGGAGGCGTCGCCGCTGCCCGGCGAACGGCAGTCCCAGCAGCCCGCGGGGCCCTACCACCCGCCGCAGGCCTATCCCACCCAGGCGCCCACGGCGGCCGACACGGTACGCCGGCCGCGGACGGGCGCCCGCACCACGCCCCGCGTGCGCAAGGCGCGGCTGCGCGTGGCGAAGGCCGACCCGTGGTCGGTGATGAAGGTGAGCTTCCTGCTCTCCATCGCGCTGGGCATCTGCACGATCGTCGCTGCGGCCATGCTGTGGATGGTCATGGACGCCATGGGCGTGTTCTCGACGGTGGGCGGCACGATCTCCGAGGCGACCGGCTCGAACGAGTCGAACGGCTTCGACCTGCAGTCGTTCCTGTCGCTCCCCCACGTTCTGATGTTCACGTCGATCATCGCGGTCATCGACGTCGTCCTCGCGACGGCCCTCGCGACGCTCGGAGCGTTCATCTACAACCTCTCCGCGGGCTTCGTCGGAGGCGTCGAACTGACCCTCGCCGAGGACGAGTGA
- a CDS encoding tyrosine-type recombinase/integrase translates to MPKVSKDKGTAWNAREAIPFLRSVRAHRLYAACVLVLVLGLRRSEVLGLRWQDIDFEAGRFTVRSA, encoded by the coding sequence ATGCCCAAGGTCTCCAAGGACAAGGGCACGGCGTGGAACGCGCGCGAGGCGATCCCCTTCCTTCGCTCCGTCCGGGCTCACCGCCTCTACGCGGCCTGCGTCCTGGTCCTGGTGCTCGGTCTCCGCCGCAGTGAGGTCCTCGGGCTCCGCTGGCAGGACATCGACTTCGAGGCCGGCCGGTTCACAGTCAGATCAGCATGA
- a CDS encoding SPW repeat protein: MTTQPGSDMATHPDILAMRNRHEMAERVATTPRAQAVEAMALITGLYLAASPWIAGFNEFSTLAVNNLIVGIAYAVIMSGGFGRAYERSHSMAWAACALSVWTIFAPWVVAGDVSTTRTIVNNIIVGVIALLLALMAAAAARPVDQSSGDRSSPHR, translated from the coding sequence ATGACGACACAGCCCGGGTCGGACATGGCAACGCATCCCGACATCCTCGCCATGCGGAATCGACACGAGATGGCCGAGCGTGTCGCGACCACTCCGAGGGCACAGGCCGTCGAGGCCATGGCCCTGATCACAGGCCTCTACCTGGCGGCCTCACCGTGGATCGCGGGTTTCAACGAGTTCTCCACCCTGGCGGTCAACAATCTGATCGTCGGCATCGCATACGCCGTGATCATGAGCGGTGGCTTCGGCCGGGCATACGAGCGCTCGCACAGCATGGCGTGGGCCGCTTGCGCGCTCAGCGTGTGGACGATCTTCGCGCCCTGGGTGGTAGCAGGCGACGTCAGCACCACCAGGACCATCGTCAACAACATCATCGTCGGCGTGATCGCGCTGTTGCTGGCCCTCATGGCCGCCGCAGCCGCCCGCCCGGTGGATCAGTCGTCCGGCGACCGCTCGTCCCCGCACCGGTGA
- a CDS encoding DUF6584 family protein produces MPLRETLARVEADLAAGRVPVARQRLRGLVSSFPYDLTLRRRLAEVYRLYGDAAEAGRWMYLEEDRDADETAAFEVRYGSPGRRMKALAWRGPEAMAATSFAKGQLVAVRAACAEAFGRPVDWDDLASFREDLEEKCEEPSGPWSVSDVLAGVGCLVGALAFLGVWVIGVLALFD; encoded by the coding sequence ATGCCCCTTCGAGAGACCCTTGCCCGAGTCGAGGCGGACCTGGCCGCCGGCCGGGTTCCCGTCGCGCGCCAGCGTTTGCGTGGTCTCGTCTCGTCCTTCCCGTACGACCTGACGCTCCGTCGGCGTCTGGCCGAGGTGTACCGGCTCTACGGCGATGCCGCCGAGGCTGGACGATGGATGTACCTCGAAGAGGACCGCGACGCCGACGAGACCGCCGCCTTCGAGGTGCGGTACGGGTCCCCCGGGCGGCGGATGAAGGCCCTGGCCTGGCGCGGCCCGGAGGCGATGGCCGCCACGTCCTTCGCGAAGGGGCAGCTGGTCGCGGTGCGGGCCGCCTGCGCCGAGGCGTTCGGGCGCCCCGTCGACTGGGACGACCTCGCCTCCTTCCGGGAGGACCTGGAAGAGAAGTGCGAGGAGCCTTCCGGACCCTGGTCGGTCAGCGATGTGCTGGCAGGCGTCGGCTGCTTGGTGGGGGCCCTCGCGTTCCTCGGGGTCTGGGTGATCGGAGTCCTGGCCCTCTTCGACTGA
- a CDS encoding GNAT family N-acetyltransferase — MNPEHAKGILTIYRLGIDEGNATFRDHRPHLTEFDAAKLPRHRFVALDDSGEVLGWIAAAPVSDRCVHAVVEHSVYVHPAARGRRFGGALLRRLITSTEAAGVWTIQCGVFPGNTASLALHARAGFRVVGTGERVGRHHGVWRDVVLIGRRSPAI, encoded by the coding sequence ATGAACCCCGAGCACGCGAAGGGGATCCTGACGATCTACCGACTCGGCATCGACGAGGGCAACGCCACCTTTCGAGACCACCGCCCCCACCTGACAGAGTTCGACGCCGCCAAGCTGCCCCGGCATCGGTTCGTCGCTCTCGACGACTCCGGCGAGGTGCTGGGCTGGATCGCGGCGGCGCCGGTCTCGGACCGGTGCGTCCATGCCGTCGTCGAACACTCGGTGTACGTCCACCCTGCGGCACGCGGCCGCCGCTTCGGTGGGGCCCTGCTCCGTCGACTGATCACGTCGACCGAGGCCGCGGGCGTCTGGACCATCCAGTGCGGCGTCTTCCCCGGGAACACCGCCAGCCTCGCCCTCCACGCACGGGCGGGTTTCCGGGTCGTCGGAACAGGTGAGCGCGTGGGCCGGCACCACGGCGTGTGGCGTGACGTCGTCTTGATCGGACGTCGAAGCCCAGCCATCTGA
- a CDS encoding DUF6344 domain-containing protein, producing MTDNRVMKLWTAIVTAFLALCTALGLITTTAATAAAQTGPARSAESFGAPQEPARPTASSSTWLWSQARSLPPTMKQRIRAEAHGKSPSCRHHGLPDTEAAEHPTSCTPEDPAEPAVPQQN from the coding sequence ATGACCGACAACCGCGTCATGAAACTGTGGACCGCCATCGTCACCGCCTTCCTCGCGCTGTGCACGGCGCTCGGACTCATCACGACGACCGCCGCGACGGCCGCGGCCCAGACAGGGCCGGCACGCAGCGCGGAGAGCTTCGGCGCCCCACAGGAGCCGGCCCGGCCGACGGCGTCGTCGTCGACCTGGCTCTGGTCCCAGGCCCGCTCCCTGCCCCCCACGATGAAGCAGCGCATCCGCGCCGAGGCACACGGCAAGTCCCCCAGCTGCCGCCACCACGGCCTGCCGGACACGGAAGCGGCCGAGCACCCGACGTCCTGCACGCCCGAGGACCCCGCCGAACCGGCCGTCCCCCAGCAGAACTGA
- a CDS encoding DLW-39 family protein: MKKLLLVALAAIGGLLVYRQIQADRAEQDLWTEATDSVPTGS, encoded by the coding sequence GTGAAGAAGCTTCTCCTGGTCGCACTGGCCGCCATCGGCGGGCTCCTCGTGTACCGCCAGATCCAGGCGGACCGCGCCGAGCAGGATCTGTGGACGGAGGCGACCGACTCCGTGCCCACGGGTTCGTGA
- a CDS encoding serine/threonine-protein kinase, whose amino-acid sequence MGEVFAARYELADPIGRGGVGAVWRAWDHRRRRYVAAKVLQQSDAHALLRFVREQALRIDHPHVLAPASWAADDDKVLFTMDLVAGGSLAHLVGDYGPLPPVFVCTLLDQLLSGLAAVHAEGVVHRDIKPANILLEATGTARPRLRLSDFGIAMRLGEPRLTDTDLVVGTPGYLAPEQMLGADPDFPADLFAVGLVALYLLEGAKPDTKALVEYFADHGTPGAPTNVPEPLWQVVATLLQPDPQARFRTATGARKALAAAAELLPEPGPDDELIEIFDQLGPLPKGFGPDGPAPRPGDSTTRPGNPASRPAGPPGPARPNAASVPSRPSTAPAQAPPRPAAPPPGPAHVPAPAPAPASAPAPAPTPTPSAAPSMSDTGSFSLPPPQPTTGSFPSAQSPAQASAQPPAYRPPGHTPPPVSPAPSYHQPAYEPSYQPTYRPAYESTFALPTRQPGADTSSTASYTARDPRPSQPPQHAQNPLPAPAVPAASSQTGRRGHRAARRGRPGPPVKVALPLLLLALACYAVGFWALARI is encoded by the coding sequence ATGGGTGAGGTCTTCGCCGCACGGTACGAACTGGCCGACCCGATCGGCCGCGGAGGGGTGGGCGCGGTCTGGCGCGCCTGGGACCATCGCCGCCGCCGTTACGTCGCCGCCAAGGTGCTCCAGCAGAGCGACGCGCACGCGCTGCTGCGCTTCGTGCGCGAGCAGGCGCTGCGGATCGACCATCCTCATGTGCTCGCGCCCGCCAGCTGGGCGGCCGACGACGACAAGGTCCTGTTCACCATGGACCTGGTGGCCGGCGGTTCGCTGGCCCATCTCGTCGGCGACTACGGGCCGCTGCCGCCCGTGTTCGTGTGCACGCTGCTCGACCAGCTGCTCTCCGGGCTCGCCGCGGTCCACGCGGAAGGCGTCGTGCACCGCGACATCAAGCCCGCCAACATCCTGCTGGAGGCCACCGGGACGGCCCGCCCGCGCCTCAGGCTCTCCGACTTCGGCATCGCGATGCGGCTGGGCGAGCCCCGGCTGACCGACACCGACCTCGTGGTGGGGACGCCGGGTTACCTCGCACCCGAACAGATGCTGGGCGCCGACCCAGACTTCCCGGCCGACCTGTTCGCGGTCGGACTGGTCGCCCTGTACCTGCTCGAGGGGGCCAAGCCCGACACCAAGGCCTTGGTCGAGTACTTCGCGGACCACGGAACGCCGGGCGCGCCCACGAACGTCCCCGAGCCCCTGTGGCAGGTCGTGGCCACTCTCCTGCAGCCGGACCCGCAGGCCCGCTTCCGTACGGCGACGGGGGCGCGAAAGGCCCTCGCGGCGGCCGCCGAACTCCTTCCGGAGCCGGGGCCGGACGACGAGCTGATCGAGATATTCGACCAACTCGGGCCGCTGCCCAAGGGGTTCGGTCCCGACGGCCCCGCGCCCCGGCCCGGTGACTCGACCACGCGTCCCGGAAACCCCGCGTCCCGGCCCGCCGGCCCACCGGGTCCCGCCCGCCCGAACGCCGCGTCCGTGCCGTCCCGGCCGTCCACCGCGCCTGCCCAGGCGCCGCCCCGGCCCGCCGCCCCTCCGCCCGGCCCCGCCCACGTTCCGGCTCCCGCTCCCGCTCCCGCTTCCGCTCCCGCTCCCGCTCCCACCCCGACTCCCTCGGCCGCCCCGTCGATGTCGGACACGGGCAGCTTCTCTCTGCCGCCGCCGCAGCCGACGACCGGCTCGTTCCCCTCCGCGCAGTCCCCCGCTCAGGCGTCCGCGCAGCCCCCCGCGTACCGTCCTCCCGGCCACACGCCACCGCCCGTCTCCCCCGCGCCCTCGTACCACCAGCCCGCGTACGAGCCGTCGTACCAGCCCACGTACCGGCCCGCGTACGAGTCCACGTTCGCCCTGCCCACCCGTCAGCCGGGAGCCGACACCTCCTCGACCGCCTCGTACACCGCCCGGGACCCCCGGCCTTCGCAGCCCCCGCAGCACGCGCAGAACCCCCTGCCCGCACCCGCGGTGCCGGCGGCTTCGTCGCAGACCGGCCGCCGGGGGCATCGCGCCGCCCGCCGGGGCCGCCCGGGGCCGCCGGTGAAGGTCGCGTTGCCCCTGCTGCTGCTCGCGCTCGCCTGTTACGCGGTGGGGTTCTGGGCGCTGGCCCGCATCTGA
- a CDS encoding helix-turn-helix domain-containing protein — translation MDAAQQEATARARELQRNWYGEPLGALFRKLIDDLGLNQARLAGVLGLSAPMLSQLMSGQRAKIGNPAVVQRVQLLQDLAAQVADGSVSAAEATERMDEIKRSQGGSVLSNATQSTTSSGAPTVKRVVREIQSLLRSVSAAGDIIDAADTLAPTHPELAEFLRVYGAGRTSDAVTHYQSHQS, via the coding sequence ATGGACGCCGCACAGCAGGAAGCGACCGCGAGAGCGCGGGAACTGCAGCGGAACTGGTACGGGGAGCCGCTGGGGGCGCTCTTCCGTAAGCTCATCGACGATCTTGGCCTCAACCAGGCTCGTCTCGCGGGGGTGCTGGGACTGTCGGCGCCGATGCTGTCGCAGCTGATGAGCGGTCAGCGGGCGAAGATCGGCAATCCGGCCGTGGTGCAGCGGGTGCAGCTGCTCCAGGACTTGGCCGCACAGGTCGCGGACGGCAGCGTCAGCGCCGCCGAGGCGACCGAGCGCATGGACGAGATCAAACGGTCGCAGGGGGGATCGGTGCTCAGCAACGCCACACAGTCGACGACCAGTTCGGGGGCGCCCACGGTCAAGCGGGTCGTCCGCGAGATCCAGTCACTGCTGCGCTCGGTGTCCGCCGCCGGCGACATCATCGACGCCGCCGACACGCTCGCCCCGACCCACCCCGAACTGGCGGAGTTCCTGCGGGTGTACGGCGCCGGCCGCACCTCCGACGCCGTGACGCACTACCAGTCCCACCAGAGCTGA
- a CDS encoding DUF5324 family protein, with protein sequence MTRIDSVRAATGSAKGSVLHAAEVVAPYADTAKERAALYAHEARVRLAPKVSLAAEQARVQYGAHVAPRLEQALTHVPPKVDLAAHEAAVRTRLVARQAADYSRPKIEQAVAAAGPVKDEAAARGVAALAALRGQVTPKEIEKLVRKHRRRAKAGKLAKALAVLGAVAGGAYAAYRWWDKQANPDWLVEPPAATEVPASGATLTSVDGSVDPAVLDPEVQAKQAEEEAAHRDDRG encoded by the coding sequence GTGACCCGCATCGACAGCGTGCGCGCCGCGACCGGCTCGGCGAAGGGAAGCGTGCTGCACGCCGCGGAAGTGGTGGCGCCCTACGCCGACACGGCCAAGGAACGGGCCGCGCTCTACGCGCACGAGGCCCGTGTACGGCTCGCGCCCAAGGTGTCGCTGGCCGCCGAACAGGCCCGCGTCCAGTACGGCGCCCACGTCGCCCCGCGCCTGGAGCAGGCCCTGACGCACGTCCCGCCGAAGGTCGACCTGGCCGCGCACGAAGCGGCCGTCCGCACCCGCCTTGTCGCCCGGCAGGCGGCCGACTATTCCCGGCCGAAGATCGAACAGGCAGTGGCCGCGGCCGGCCCCGTGAAGGACGAAGCCGCCGCCCGTGGCGTCGCCGCGCTGGCCGCCCTGCGCGGTCAGGTGACGCCGAAGGAGATCGAGAAGCTGGTGCGCAAGCACCGGCGGCGTGCCAAGGCGGGCAAGCTCGCCAAGGCGCTGGCCGTGCTGGGCGCCGTCGCAGGCGGCGCGTACGCGGCCTACCGGTGGTGGGACAAGCAGGCCAACCCGGACTGGCTGGTCGAGCCGCCGGCGGCCACGGAGGTGCCTGCCTCGGGTGCCACCCTGACCTCGGTCGACGGCAGCGTCGATCCGGCCGTTCTGGACCCCGAGGTCCAGGCCAAGCAGGCCGAGGAAGAGGCCGCGCACCGCGACGACCGCGGCTGA
- a CDS encoding peptidylprolyl isomerase, with amino-acid sequence MAEHLYATLKTTLGDVEIRLFPDHAPKTVRNFVELATGEREWVNPKTGVRSTARLYDGTVFHRVISGFMIQGGDPLSNGTGDPGYQFADEFHPELRFDRPYLLAMANSGPGTNGSQFFITVSPTAWLTRKHTIFGEVTDAASQKVVDAIATVRTNPRTERPLEDIVLESVVVERRTT; translated from the coding sequence GTGGCCGAGCACCTGTACGCCACCCTGAAGACCACGCTTGGCGACGTCGAGATCCGGCTCTTCCCGGACCACGCCCCCAAGACGGTCAGGAACTTCGTCGAGCTTGCGACGGGCGAGCGCGAGTGGGTCAATCCCAAGACGGGCGTGAGGTCCACGGCCAGGCTCTACGACGGCACCGTCTTCCACCGGGTGATCAGCGGATTCATGATCCAGGGCGGCGACCCGCTGTCCAACGGCACCGGTGACCCCGGCTACCAGTTCGCGGACGAGTTCCACCCGGAACTGCGATTCGACAGGCCCTACCTGCTGGCCATGGCCAACTCCGGCCCAGGCACCAACGGCTCGCAGTTCTTCATCACCGTCTCCCCGACGGCCTGGCTGACCCGCAAGCACACCATCTTCGGCGAGGTCACCGACGCGGCGAGCCAGAAGGTCGTCGACGCCATCGCGACGGTCCGGACCAACCCGCGCACGGAGCGTCCACTGGAGGACATCGTCCTCGAGTCGGTCGTCGTGGAGCGCCGCACGACCTGA
- a CDS encoding rhomboid family intramembrane serine protease has protein sequence MDQASGSRQDDAHSGLPVCYRHPDRETGVRCTRCDRPICPECMVSASVGFQCPVCVREGSGTGHAPSASQPRTIAGGAVAEDPHLVTKILIGLNLAVFLLVQVRPSVLESLAIIGQWPPAPFHPTEGVAEGEWYRLVTSMFTHEAVWHFAFNMLSLWWLGGPLERAMGRSRYLALYFVSGLAGSALAYLLASPGTATYGASGAIYGLFGATAVLMRHLRYDMRPIIALLVINLIFTFSPGLNISWQGHVGGLVAGLVIGAAMVYAPRERRALVQFGTCALMLGVVLVVTLLRTAQLT, from the coding sequence ATGGACCAGGCGTCCGGCAGCCGGCAGGACGACGCACACAGCGGCCTGCCCGTCTGCTACCGGCACCCCGACCGGGAGACCGGCGTGCGCTGCACCCGCTGCGACCGCCCGATCTGCCCCGAGTGCATGGTCAGCGCCTCCGTAGGCTTCCAGTGCCCGGTTTGCGTCCGGGAGGGCTCCGGCACCGGTCACGCCCCGAGCGCCTCGCAGCCCCGCACGATCGCGGGCGGCGCGGTGGCCGAGGACCCGCACCTGGTCACGAAGATCCTCATCGGCCTCAACCTGGCGGTGTTCCTGCTCGTGCAGGTGCGTCCTTCGGTGCTGGAGAGCCTTGCGATCATCGGCCAATGGCCGCCCGCACCCTTCCACCCGACCGAAGGCGTGGCCGAGGGCGAGTGGTACCGCCTCGTCACCTCCATGTTCACGCATGAGGCGGTCTGGCATTTCGCCTTCAACATGCTTAGCCTGTGGTGGCTCGGCGGCCCCCTCGAACGGGCTATGGGGCGGTCGCGATACCTGGCGCTCTACTTCGTCTCCGGGCTTGCCGGCAGCGCCCTGGCCTACCTTCTCGCCTCGCCCGGTACTGCCACGTACGGCGCTTCCGGAGCCATCTACGGCCTCTTCGGAGCCACCGCGGTCCTGATGCGTCACCTGCGGTACGACATGCGGCCGATCATCGCGCTGCTCGTGATCAACCTGATCTTCACCTTCAGCCCTGGCTTGAACATCTCCTGGCAGGGGCACGTCGGCGGCCTGGTCGCCGGCCTCGTCATCGGCGCCGCCATGGTCTACGCGCCGCGTGAGCGCCGCGCTCTCGTCCAGTTCGGGACCTGCGCGCTGATGCTGGGCGTGGTCCTCGTCGTCACCCTCCTGAGGACCGCCCAGCTCACCTGA
- the crgA gene encoding cell division protein CrgA — protein MPKSRIRKKADYTPPPAKQATAIKLNSRAWVAPVMLAMFIIGLAWIVVFYVTDGTLPIDQLDNWNIVVGFGFIAAGFGVSTQWK, from the coding sequence GTGCCGAAGTCACGTATCCGCAAGAAGGCCGACTACACGCCGCCTCCGGCGAAGCAGGCGACCGCGATCAAGCTGAACAGTCGCGCCTGGGTCGCACCGGTGATGCTGGCCATGTTCATCATCGGGCTCGCCTGGATCGTGGTCTTCTACGTCACCGACGGCACCCTGCCCATCGACCAGCTGGACAACTGGAACATCGTGGTCGGCTTCGGGTTCATCGCAGCGGGGTTCGGCGTCTCCACACAGTGGAAGTGA